One segment of Trichlorobacter ammonificans DNA contains the following:
- a CDS encoding LysE family translocator → MMQSSGDSLAGFFMISCLLGLAPGPDNLYVLTQSALRGRGAGFAVTLGLCTGLVGHTAAVVLGLAAVLAASPRALFLLRLCGALYLLWLAWHAFRTTVTASGATTGEELSGWQLYRRGILMNSSNPKVTIFFLAFLPQFVLPDRGPAAVQLALLGGLFIAATLLVFGSIALLAGLLRELFSRVPAVQLTLQRAAGALFIALALKLLLSSP, encoded by the coding sequence ATGATGCAGAGCAGCGGCGATTCCCTTGCCGGCTTTTTCATGATCTCCTGCCTGCTGGGGCTGGCACCCGGTCCGGACAACCTTTACGTACTGACCCAGTCGGCCCTACGGGGCAGAGGTGCCGGCTTTGCGGTCACCCTGGGACTCTGTACCGGCCTCGTCGGTCATACCGCCGCGGTGGTGCTGGGGCTGGCCGCGGTGCTGGCCGCCTCACCCCGGGCATTGTTCCTGCTCAGGCTCTGCGGCGCCCTCTACCTGCTCTGGCTGGCCTGGCACGCCTTCAGGACCACGGTCACGGCAAGCGGCGCCACGACTGGAGAGGAGCTGAGCGGCTGGCAGCTGTACCGCCGCGGTATCCTGATGAATAGCTCAAACCCCAAGGTCACCATCTTTTTCCTGGCCTTTCTCCCCCAGTTCGTCCTGCCGGACCGGGGGCCGGCCGCAGTCCAGCTTGCGCTGCTGGGAGGACTGTTCATCGCGGCAACCCTGCTGGTCTTCGGCAGCATCGCCCTGCTGGCCGGCCTGCTGCGGGAACTGTTCTCCCGCGTTCCGGCCGTGCAGTTGACCCTGCAGCGCGCCGCCGGAGCGCTGTTCATCGCCCTGGCCCTGAAGCTGCTCCTGAGCAGCCCCTAG
- a CDS encoding phenylacetate--CoA ligase family protein yields MATTYFNEEFETLPRAALEALQLKRLQATLERVVRNVPLYRKTFEAAGVAPDQVRSLEDLQRLPFTTKQDMRDSYPYGLFAAPMDEIVRIHASSGTTGKPTVVGYTRQDIETWSELMARSFVTAGVHRGDIIHNAYGYGLFTGGLGAHYGAERLGASVIPISGGNTKRQIMIMQDFGSTVLTCTPSYSLYLAEEAQAEGYDLRGGKLRVGIFGAEPWSEAMRGEIEAALGLHAIDIYGLSEIMGPGVAIECIEAKHGLHIWEDHFLAEIIDPETGRQLPEGEKGELVITTITKQGIPLIRYRTRDITSITREPCRCGRSHARIARMSGRSDDMLIIRGVNVFPSQIESILVRVEGVEPHYLLIVDRADNLDTLEVQVEVGEQLFSDEIKVLQALSRRIEKEIKDMLGVTCTVRLVEPKTIQRSEGKAKRVQDNRKL; encoded by the coding sequence ATGGCAACCACCTACTTCAATGAGGAGTTTGAGACCCTGCCCCGGGCGGCGCTGGAGGCGCTGCAGCTGAAGCGGCTTCAGGCGACGCTTGAACGGGTTGTGCGCAACGTGCCCTTGTATCGGAAAACCTTTGAGGCTGCCGGTGTCGCACCGGACCAGGTGCGCTCCCTTGAAGACCTGCAGCGGCTTCCCTTCACCACCAAGCAGGACATGCGCGATTCCTACCCCTACGGCCTGTTTGCCGCGCCGATGGATGAGATCGTGCGAATCCACGCCTCCTCCGGCACCACCGGCAAACCGACGGTGGTGGGGTACACCCGCCAGGACATCGAGACCTGGAGCGAACTGATGGCCCGCTCCTTTGTCACCGCCGGGGTGCACCGGGGGGACATCATTCACAACGCCTACGGCTACGGCCTCTTTACCGGCGGCCTGGGGGCCCACTACGGCGCAGAGCGACTGGGAGCCTCGGTGATTCCGATCTCCGGTGGCAACACCAAGCGTCAGATCATGATCATGCAGGATTTCGGTTCCACCGTGCTGACCTGCACGCCGTCCTACTCCCTCTACCTGGCCGAGGAAGCCCAGGCGGAAGGCTATGACCTGCGCGGCGGCAAGCTGCGGGTGGGGATTTTCGGCGCAGAACCCTGGTCCGAGGCGATGCGGGGCGAGATCGAGGCCGCCTTGGGGCTGCATGCCATCGACATCTACGGCCTCTCCGAGATCATGGGGCCCGGTGTGGCCATCGAGTGCATCGAAGCCAAGCACGGCCTGCATATCTGGGAGGACCACTTCCTTGCCGAGATCATCGATCCGGAAACCGGCCGGCAACTGCCGGAAGGCGAAAAGGGGGAGCTGGTCATCACCACCATCACCAAGCAGGGGATTCCCCTGATCCGCTACCGTACCCGGGACATCACCAGCATCACCCGCGAGCCCTGCCGCTGCGGCAGGAGCCACGCCCGCATCGCCCGGATGAGCGGCCGTTCCGACGACATGCTGATCATCCGCGGGGTCAACGTCTTCCCCTCCCAGATCGAGTCGATCCTGGTGCGGGTGGAGGGGGTGGAACCGCACTACCTGCTCATCGTGGACCGCGCGGACAACCTGGATACCCTGGAAGTGCAGGTGGAGGTGGGCGAACAGCTCTTCTCCGACGAGATCAAGGTGCTGCAGGCCCTGTCCCGGCGGATCGAGAAGGAGATCAAGGATATGCTGGGGGTCACCTGCACGGTCAGGCTGGTTGAACCGAAGACCATCCAGCGCAGCGAAGGCAAAGCAAAACGCGTGCAGGACAATCGCAAGCTGTAA
- a CDS encoding substrate-binding domain-containing protein, which produces MKRLFLAFALLAGIITASAAPAEEIVLSTGSGPLDSVITPVKQAFEQESGIRLNILFGSASLAFKQFYKGVSEIAVVGTSFEEALELMKKEQFEVQQPETLYHVVLGKGMVRTVVNKSNPVSRLSRAQLKGIFTGSIVNWNEVGGPDMPIIVVLSTLNPATNGAFRKTILDGEPFMREVLELGHMDELRGAVEVNREAIAIGTSALLGGSAKQVETPEVFRPVTLISRGAPSPKVQKFIDFILQGPGAALVKN; this is translated from the coding sequence ATGAAACGGCTGTTTCTGGCGTTTGCCCTGCTGGCAGGCATCATAACCGCGTCCGCCGCCCCTGCCGAAGAGATCGTACTCAGCACCGGCAGCGGCCCACTGGACAGCGTCATCACCCCGGTCAAGCAGGCCTTTGAACAGGAGTCCGGCATCAGACTGAACATCCTGTTCGGCAGTGCCTCCCTGGCCTTCAAGCAGTTTTACAAAGGGGTATCCGAGATTGCGGTGGTGGGGACCAGTTTTGAGGAAGCTCTTGAGCTGATGAAGAAGGAACAGTTCGAGGTCCAGCAGCCCGAAACGCTGTACCACGTCGTGCTCGGCAAGGGGATGGTCCGGACCGTGGTGAACAAATCGAACCCGGTTTCCCGGCTGTCGCGGGCACAACTCAAGGGAATATTTACCGGCAGCATCGTCAACTGGAACGAGGTCGGCGGCCCCGATATGCCGATCATCGTGGTGCTCTCCACCCTCAACCCCGCCACCAACGGCGCTTTCAGGAAAACCATCCTGGATGGCGAGCCGTTCATGCGGGAGGTCCTGGAGCTGGGTCACATGGATGAACTGCGCGGCGCCGTGGAGGTAAACCGGGAAGCCATCGCCATCGGTACCTCCGCGCTGCTCGGCGGGTCGGCCAAGCAGGTGGAAACCCCCGAGGTATTCCGCCCGGTCACCCTGATATCACGGGGAGCGCCTTCGCCGAAGGTACAGAAATTCATCGACTTCATCCTGCAGGGGCCGGGTGCTGCGCTTGTCAAAAACTAG
- a CDS encoding response regulator, whose translation MTSYRDLTIKYKLTLGYAAVLALCCLIGFFGFRGMSEIKARLDDLQQNLMPNITTIADIDRYAQQHRRAFLHYQINAHPDHRAAVAARLSKTELQTRQTLKRLETLDQTAEERTLLGEVNLLVQQYFDAANAVQKQAASGIDHARLDAENERIFAHFSRLEAAVNRLSQLNSEEAAGHYQSSTLTYRQLCFWLALLLVCTTLLAAAMIVLISRSISTPVRTVLDAIRLQEERGRENARLAEAIAGGDLGQDVQIGEPLQLDQEQISRDEAGMLLRAVAGMSESQHALDLAFAEMTRSLRRHRDEEAVRAWLKNGQHELNSLLRGDRSSEELTGHTLTFLADYLGAGAGAFYLFDEPEGMLRLVAGYALSRPDEHPQRIALGEGLVGQAARERKLICLNAVPPDYLRIGSGLGEADPIAILILPLLHDSDLVGVIELGSFVDFTTEQLDFLQQSREAIAIALSVNRSRHLVNDLLAQTQAQAEELRVQQEELQQTNEELEERAQVLELQREHIRAKNREIEEKSRELQRKADELERVSTYKSEFLANMSHELRTPLNSLLILSGLLRDNRDGNLTRRQVEFAATINSAGRDLLTLINDILDLSKIESGHLEFHYEETTPAEICGELAAMFTPLAEEKGIDFVLRYDEPLPPVLLADSQRVRQILKNLLSNACKFTAHGQMELRVHTPHAADSPLEPPAVAFAVSDTGIGIPADKQSIIFNAFQQADGSTSRTYGGTGLGLSISRQLARSMGGEITLVSEPGNGSTFTLYLPLTGSCALVRPEPSPPLPQQPPPPAVTPGNARAVEKSMEPLPPPIADDRELLQHGERSILVIEDDLPFAAVLRDMVRERGFRALVAADGESGIALAQRHHPSAIILDVMLPHIDGWGVMRSLKDNPETRHIPVHFITCLEERRKAMAMGAIGFITKPVSSDQLEAVFGTLTTAMDKTMKMLLIVEDDPAQATAMVALLEAGNVVIKVAETGDQAIALLSSEPFDCIVLDLGLADMGAFELLEELKRLDPGRRIPVIIHTGRELSREDERRLHHYAESIIIKGAKSPERLLNEVTLFLHLIETSLDPGKQRMIRAALDKEAMLEGKKVLIVDDDMRNIFSLSSALAEKDMIILEAENGREALRQLDQHPDVNLVLMDIMMPEMDGYEAMRAIRADNRFRNLPIIALTAKAMKGDREECLNAGASDYIPKPVDMDKLFSLLRVWLYSSATSTTMDM comes from the coding sequence ATGACGTCCTACCGCGACCTGACGATCAAGTACAAATTGACGCTCGGCTATGCCGCAGTCCTTGCCCTCTGCTGCCTGATCGGTTTTTTCGGCTTCAGGGGGATGTCGGAAATCAAGGCCCGGCTGGATGACCTGCAGCAGAACCTCATGCCCAACATCACCACCATCGCCGACATCGACCGCTACGCCCAGCAACACCGCCGCGCCTTCCTGCACTACCAGATCAACGCCCACCCCGACCACCGCGCCGCCGTCGCCGCCCGGCTGTCCAAGACGGAGCTCCAGACCAGACAAACGCTCAAGCGACTGGAAACATTGGATCAAACCGCCGAGGAACGGACACTGCTGGGAGAAGTCAACCTGCTCGTCCAGCAGTACTTCGATGCCGCCAACGCCGTACAGAAACAGGCGGCATCCGGCATTGACCACGCCCGGCTCGATGCCGAAAACGAGCGGATATTCGCCCACTTCAGCAGGCTTGAAGCCGCGGTCAACCGGCTCTCCCAGCTCAACAGCGAAGAGGCTGCCGGTCATTACCAGAGCAGCACCCTCACCTACCGGCAACTCTGCTTCTGGCTGGCGCTGCTGCTGGTCTGTACCACCTTGCTTGCCGCAGCCATGATCGTCCTGATCAGCCGCAGCATCTCCACCCCGGTGCGCACGGTGCTGGACGCTATCCGCCTGCAGGAGGAGCGGGGCAGAGAGAATGCCCGGCTGGCGGAGGCGATCGCCGGCGGCGATCTGGGGCAGGATGTACAGATCGGTGAGCCGCTGCAGCTCGACCAGGAACAGATCAGCCGCGACGAAGCCGGCATGCTGCTCAGAGCCGTGGCGGGGATGAGTGAATCGCAGCACGCCCTGGACCTGGCCTTTGCCGAAATGACCCGCTCCCTGCGCCGCCACCGCGACGAGGAGGCGGTACGCGCCTGGTTGAAGAACGGCCAGCATGAACTGAACTCCCTCCTGCGGGGGGACCGTTCCTCCGAGGAGCTGACCGGGCATACCCTGACCTTTCTCGCCGACTACCTGGGGGCCGGCGCCGGTGCCTTCTACCTGTTCGACGAGCCGGAGGGGATGCTGCGCCTCGTTGCCGGCTACGCTCTCAGTCGCCCCGACGAGCATCCCCAGCGGATCGCCCTGGGAGAAGGGCTGGTGGGGCAGGCAGCCCGCGAGCGCAAGCTCATCTGCCTGAACGCCGTCCCCCCCGACTACCTGCGGATCGGCTCCGGTCTGGGCGAGGCCGATCCGATCGCCATCCTGATCCTGCCGCTTCTGCATGACAGCGACCTGGTCGGCGTCATCGAACTGGGTTCCTTCGTCGATTTCACCACCGAGCAGCTCGACTTCCTGCAGCAGTCCCGCGAAGCCATCGCCATCGCCTTGAGCGTCAACCGGTCGCGACACCTGGTCAACGACCTGTTGGCCCAGACCCAGGCCCAGGCCGAAGAACTGCGGGTACAGCAGGAGGAGCTGCAGCAAACCAACGAGGAGCTGGAGGAGCGCGCCCAGGTGCTGGAGCTGCAACGGGAGCACATCCGTGCCAAGAACCGGGAGATCGAGGAGAAAAGTCGCGAACTGCAGCGCAAAGCCGACGAACTGGAACGGGTCAGCACCTATAAGTCCGAATTCCTGGCCAACATGTCCCATGAACTGCGCACGCCGCTGAACAGCCTGCTGATTCTTTCCGGCCTGCTCAGGGACAACCGCGACGGCAACCTGACCCGGCGCCAGGTGGAATTTGCCGCCACCATCAACAGCGCCGGCCGGGACCTGCTCACCCTGATCAACGACATTCTGGACCTCTCCAAGATCGAGTCGGGCCACCTGGAGTTCCATTACGAGGAAACGACCCCCGCGGAGATCTGCGGTGAGCTGGCCGCCATGTTCACCCCCCTGGCCGAGGAGAAGGGGATCGATTTCGTGCTGCGCTACGACGAGCCGCTGCCGCCCGTCCTGCTGGCAGACAGCCAGCGGGTTCGCCAGATTCTGAAAAACCTGCTCTCCAATGCCTGCAAATTTACCGCCCATGGCCAGATGGAGCTGCGCGTCCATACGCCCCACGCCGCCGACTCCCCCCTCGAGCCCCCCGCCGTGGCCTTTGCGGTCAGCGATACCGGCATCGGCATCCCGGCCGACAAGCAGTCCATTATCTTCAACGCCTTCCAGCAGGCGGACGGCAGTACCAGTCGCACCTACGGCGGTACCGGTCTGGGACTTTCCATCTCCCGCCAGCTGGCCCGCTCCATGGGGGGAGAGATCACCCTTGTCAGCGAGCCGGGCAACGGCAGCACCTTCACCCTCTACCTGCCACTCACGGGGAGCTGTGCCCTGGTCCGCCCGGAACCGTCCCCCCCCCTGCCGCAGCAGCCGCCCCCGCCAGCCGTCACGCCGGGCAACGCCAGGGCCGTCGAGAAGAGCATGGAGCCGTTGCCGCCCCCCATTGCGGATGACCGTGAACTGCTGCAGCACGGCGAGCGCAGCATCCTGGTCATCGAGGACGACCTCCCCTTTGCCGCCGTGCTGCGCGACATGGTGCGGGAGCGCGGCTTCCGCGCCCTGGTGGCCGCCGATGGTGAAAGCGGTATCGCCCTGGCCCAGCGCCACCACCCCAGCGCCATCATCCTGGACGTGATGCTCCCCCATATCGACGGCTGGGGCGTGATGCGCAGCCTGAAGGACAACCCGGAGACCCGCCATATCCCGGTCCATTTCATCACCTGCCTGGAGGAACGCCGCAAGGCCATGGCCATGGGAGCCATCGGTTTCATCACCAAGCCGGTCAGCAGCGACCAGTTGGAGGCGGTCTTCGGCACCCTCACCACCGCCATGGACAAGACCATGAAAATGCTGCTGATCGTGGAAGACGATCCCGCCCAGGCCACCGCCATGGTGGCCCTGCTGGAGGCGGGCAACGTCGTCATCAAGGTGGCGGAAACCGGCGACCAGGCCATTGCGTTGCTCTCCAGCGAGCCGTTTGACTGCATCGTGCTGGATCTGGGGCTGGCCGACATGGGGGCCTTCGAGTTGCTGGAAGAGCTGAAACGACTCGACCCGGGGCGGCGCATCCCGGTGATCATCCACACCGGCCGTGAACTTTCCCGCGAAGACGAGCGGCGGCTGCACCACTACGCGGAGAGCATCATCATCAAGGGGGCCAAGAGCCCGGAACGGTTACTGAACGAGGTGACCCTCTTCCTGCACCTGATCGAGACCTCCCTTGACCCCGGCAAGCAGCGGATGATCCGCGCCGCCCTGGACAAGGAGGCGATGCTGGAAGGAAAGAAAGTGCTGATCGTGGACGACGACATGCGCAACATCTTCTCGCTGTCCAGCGCCCTGGCCGAGAAGGATATGATCATCCTGGAGGCGGAGAACGGCCGGGAGGCGCTGCGGCAACTGGATCAGCACCCGGACGTCAACCTGGTGCTGATGGACATCATGATGCCGGAGATGGACGGCTACGAGGCGATGCGGGCGATCCGGGCCGACAACCGCTTCAGGAACCTGCCGATCATCGCCCTGACCGCCAAAGCGATGAAGGGGGACCGGGAGGAGTGCCTGAACGCCGGCGCCAGCGACTACATTCCCAAGCCGGTGGACATGGACAAGCTCTTTTCGCTGCTGAGGGTCTGGCTTTACTCCTCGGCAACGTCGACTACAATGGACATGTAA
- a CDS encoding indolepyruvate oxidoreductase subunit beta, whose amino-acid sequence MSTPITNILLVGVGGQGILLASEILSEAFMLAGFDVKKSEIHGMSQRGGSVVSHVRFGERVFSPVVPEGEGDILFGFELLETVRYLSLLKPGATVVVNDFKIPPPSVLLGQARYPDGLVERIRTAFPDTLAVDGQRLALEAGDLRAANTVLLGAVSRRLEIAEEVWRQALEKMVPKKALEINLKAFQLGRSL is encoded by the coding sequence ATGAGTACGCCGATAACCAATATCCTCCTGGTGGGGGTGGGGGGGCAGGGAATTCTGCTGGCCTCTGAAATTCTGTCGGAAGCGTTCATGCTGGCCGGCTTCGATGTCAAGAAGAGCGAGATTCACGGCATGTCCCAGCGGGGTGGCAGCGTGGTCTCCCATGTCCGCTTCGGTGAGCGGGTCTTCTCGCCGGTGGTGCCGGAAGGGGAGGGGGATATCCTCTTCGGTTTTGAGCTGCTGGAAACGGTGCGCTATCTTTCCCTGCTCAAGCCCGGCGCCACGGTGGTGGTGAACGACTTCAAGATTCCGCCGCCGTCGGTACTGCTGGGACAGGCTCGCTACCCCGACGGCCTGGTGGAGCGGATTCGCACGGCGTTTCCCGACACCCTGGCGGTGGACGGCCAGCGGCTGGCCCTGGAGGCCGGTGATCTGCGGGCCGCCAACACGGTGCTCCTGGGAGCGGTTTCCCGGCGCCTGGAGATTGCCGAGGAGGTCTGGCGACAGGCCCTGGAGAAGATGGTGCCGAAGAAAGCGCTGGAGATCAACCTGAAGGCGTTTCAACTCGGGCGTTCACTGTAG
- a CDS encoding ACT domain-containing protein: MNVEQISIFIENKSGRLAEITRILGEASINIRALSLADTSDFGILRLIVNDVEKAKQVLKEKGFTVNKTEVVAVEVPDQPGGLATILQTLDRDRINVEYMYAFVERCGGNAVIIFRFDETEKALVSLNSGGFSILEGERLYSL; the protein is encoded by the coding sequence ATGAACGTCGAACAGATCTCCATCTTCATCGAAAACAAGTCGGGCCGTCTGGCCGAAATTACCCGCATCCTGGGTGAGGCGTCCATCAACATCCGGGCGCTCTCCCTGGCTGATACCTCTGATTTCGGCATCCTGCGCCTGATCGTCAATGACGTGGAAAAGGCCAAGCAGGTCCTGAAGGAGAAGGGATTTACCGTCAACAAGACCGAGGTGGTGGCGGTGGAAGTACCGGATCAGCCCGGCGGGCTGGCCACCATCCTGCAGACCCTGGACCGGGACCGGATCAATGTCGAATACATGTACGCCTTCGTGGAACGCTGTGGTGGCAACGCCGTGATCATTTTCCGTTTCGACGAAACCGAGAAGGCACTTGTATCCCTGAATTCCGGCGGTTTCAGCATACTTGAAGGCGAGCGGCTGTACAGCTTGTGA
- a CDS encoding ABC transporter substrate-binding protein, whose translation MRKLMVLWSMVGMLLASAGVATASGSIKIGGLFAVTGPASFLGEPEKRTLEMLVAETNARGGINGQKLEAVIYDTGGDVTKAVQLATKLIRNDKVVAIIGPSTTGESMALVPIVEKEKVPLISCAAGIKITEPAKDRKWVFKTPANDHVAAEKILNYMAKQGQKSFALLTVTDGYGSSGREQLKALAAQKGFRVVADETYGPKDTDMTPQLTKIRAVRADAIICWGTNPGPAIITKNVKQLGIKTPLYMSHGVASKKYIELAGADAAEGVMLPAGKLAIFDAISKKDPQYKLLKEYDAAYRKAFGTEASTFGGYAYDGFLLVTNAIRTKGATPDKIRDGIEQANKLVSVSGVFTMSPGDHNGLDLSAFEMVKVSKGDWVLLK comes from the coding sequence ATGAGAAAACTGATGGTACTCTGGAGTATGGTGGGGATGCTGCTGGCGTCGGCAGGTGTGGCGACGGCCTCCGGCTCCATTAAAATTGGTGGCCTGTTCGCCGTGACCGGCCCGGCCTCGTTCCTGGGGGAGCCGGAGAAGCGCACCCTGGAGATGCTGGTGGCCGAGACCAATGCCAGGGGTGGCATCAACGGCCAGAAGCTGGAAGCGGTCATTTACGACACCGGCGGTGACGTTACCAAGGCGGTGCAGCTTGCCACCAAGCTGATCAGGAACGACAAGGTGGTGGCCATCATCGGTCCCAGCACCACCGGCGAAAGTATGGCACTGGTGCCGATCGTGGAAAAGGAAAAGGTACCGCTGATCTCCTGTGCAGCCGGTATCAAGATCACCGAACCGGCCAAGGACCGCAAATGGGTGTTCAAGACCCCGGCCAACGATCATGTGGCTGCCGAAAAGATCCTCAACTACATGGCCAAGCAGGGGCAGAAGTCGTTTGCGCTGCTGACCGTGACCGACGGCTACGGTTCCTCCGGCCGGGAGCAGTTGAAGGCACTTGCCGCCCAGAAGGGGTTCAGGGTCGTGGCCGATGAGACCTACGGTCCCAAGGATACGGACATGACTCCGCAGCTGACCAAGATTCGCGCCGTCAGGGCCGATGCGATCATCTGCTGGGGCACCAATCCGGGCCCGGCCATCATCACCAAGAACGTCAAGCAGCTGGGCATCAAAACGCCGCTCTACATGAGTCACGGCGTTGCTTCCAAGAAGTACATCGAACTGGCCGGCGCCGATGCCGCCGAAGGGGTGATGCTGCCCGCCGGCAAACTGGCGATCTTTGATGCAATCTCCAAGAAAGACCCCCAATATAAACTGCTGAAGGAGTATGATGCCGCCTACCGCAAGGCCTTTGGTACCGAAGCCTCCACCTTCGGCGGCTACGCCTACGACGGGTTCCTGCTGGTGACCAACGCCATCCGGACCAAAGGGGCAACACCGGACAAAATTCGCGACGGCATCGAGCAGGCGAACAAGCTGGTCAGTGTGTCCGGCGTTTTCACCATGTCCCCCGGCGACCATAACGGTCTTGACCTGTCGGCTTTCGAGATGGTGAAGGTCAGTAAGGGCGACTGGGTGCTGCTGAAATAA
- a CDS encoding MlaD family protein — protein MSMEQDPRFKYLERKIGLFVLAALAGVVLVVALVGYQKDLFTSTYTLHFTVDRGTGFTKGMPVKLSGFRIGRVTDLALNNQAMVDITIEVAKKYHSWVRSDSTVKLVKEGLVGDSIVEVSVGSLDKPQVKDGDSLTYVKTKGLDELADEIAEKVKPVLIEVKEIISYVNDPEGDLKKTVRNLELLTRNLETTRSNADALLSGANRNLEGIARQTATLLDTTGRKIDSLDLTTINASLDRLPPLLDKTDAAMANLVQISDDTRLMTRQTFPLLPGLLSRTEELLFSTDRLMNTLNRSWLLGGTDAPSLDRTGKAGDSHD, from the coding sequence ATGAGTATGGAACAGGACCCCCGCTTCAAATATCTTGAGCGCAAGATCGGGCTGTTCGTTCTGGCCGCCCTGGCCGGGGTCGTGCTGGTCGTTGCCCTGGTCGGCTACCAGAAGGATCTGTTCACCAGCACCTATACCCTCCACTTCACGGTGGATCGCGGTACCGGCTTCACCAAGGGGATGCCGGTCAAACTGTCCGGCTTCAGGATCGGCCGGGTCACGGACCTGGCCCTGAACAATCAGGCCATGGTGGACATCACCATCGAAGTCGCCAAGAAATACCACTCCTGGGTACGCAGCGACTCCACCGTCAAGCTGGTCAAGGAGGGGTTGGTGGGGGACAGCATCGTGGAAGTCTCCGTCGGCTCCCTGGACAAGCCCCAGGTCAAGGACGGCGACAGCCTGACCTACGTCAAGACCAAGGGGTTGGACGAACTGGCCGACGAAATAGCCGAAAAGGTGAAACCGGTGCTGATCGAGGTCAAGGAGATCATCAGCTACGTTAACGACCCGGAGGGCGACCTGAAGAAAACCGTCAGAAATCTTGAACTTCTGACCCGCAACCTGGAAACCACCCGCAGCAACGCCGATGCCCTGCTCAGCGGCGCCAACCGCAACCTGGAGGGGATCGCCCGCCAGACCGCAACCCTGCTGGACACCACCGGCCGCAAGATCGACAGCCTCGACCTGACCACGATCAACGCTTCCCTGGATCGCCTGCCACCGCTCCTGGACAAGACCGACGCCGCCATGGCCAACTTGGTGCAAATCTCCGACGATACCCGGCTGATGACCCGGCAGACCTTCCCCCTGCTCCCCGGTCTGCTCTCCCGCACGGAAGAGCTGCTCTTCAGCACCGACCGGCTGATGAACACCCTGAACCGCTCCTGGCTGCTGGGGGGGACGGACGCTCCCTCCCTGGACCGGACCGGAAAGGCGGGTGACAGCCATGACTAG